In one window of Corynebacterium mycetoides DNA:
- a CDS encoding IS3 family transposase, whose protein sequence is MDFLRTHRHLYSIERMCRVLNEHEYAISPATFYRFQARGFGPTPAELDEAYTAHRLFELWRANRRVYGRRKLWKAAHRAGWNIGRDQVQRLMNILGIAGVL, encoded by the coding sequence GTGGACTTCCTCCGCACTCACCGGCACCTGTATTCCATCGAGCGGATGTGCCGCGTGCTCAACGAGCATGAATACGCTATTTCACCAGCAACGTTCTACCGCTTCCAGGCCCGTGGTTTCGGGCCCACCCCTGCCGAGCTGGACGAGGCTTACACCGCGCACCGGCTCTTTGAGCTGTGGCGGGCCAATCGGCGGGTCTACGGGCGACGAAAACTATGGAAAGCCGCCCACCGGGCAGGCTGGAACATCGGCCGTGACCAGGTGCAACGCCTCATGAATATCCTTGGAATCGCGGGTGTACTCTGA